The following nucleotide sequence is from Candidatus Marinarcus aquaticus.
CCTATTTTTATAATACCACTCCACGGCATCCAAATGATATAGTATTTTCAGAAGACTCTTTTGATAAGCAGAGCCTACATAAAGAGTTGAAAATATTTTTAGAGTCTCACAGTAAACACCAGATGAATGAAAAAGACATCAAAGCGATTCAAAAAGAGAAAAAAGTGCTTAAAAAACTGATATCACTTAAAACAGATACAAATATTTATAAAAACTTTCTACAACTTAAAAGAAAATTTGAATACTCTATAGTGATGAGCATTGTGAATAAATACTTTAATTTAACAAACCCTTACTACAATTTTTTTGAAGACAAAAGTGTAGTAGAGCCTATCAGACAAAAACAAATAGAGACTCTGTTTCAAAAAATAGACAGCATCTATTCAGATATAAAAGAGAGATAGAGATGAAAGTTCTTCTGATTACTTATGACAATGAATCACTCGTTCAGTGGTTTCCTCAGGGCATGGCATATATTGCAGGAACACTTCTTAAACACAACTATGAAGTCGAAATCTATGAACAAGACATTCATCACTATCCAGAATCTCACCTTACTGAGAAACTTAACAACGAATATTATGATGTTGTAGGTTTAAGCTTTATTGGTGGCTATTATGAGTATAAAAAAGCTTTAAAGATTTCAGATGCCATTAACCAATCAACACAAAGACCTCTTTATATTATTGGAGGATTTGGTCCAAGTCCTGCACCCCACTACTTTCTAGAAAAAACAGGTGCTGATGTGATTATACGTGGTGAGGGTGAAAACACCATCATAGATCTACTTGAACACTATAAACAAAAAAAATCTTTCAGTAGTGTTCTTGGCATTGCCTATGAAGAAGATGGAAAAATGTATGTGAATGCAGATCGCCCTTTAATTGAAGATGTAGACAGCATACCTATGCCAGCATATCATCTTTTTAATATTGAGCACTATAGACTGCTTCGTATGCCAAACTGTACTTCCACTGATTTTATTATGCCTGTTCTTAGTGGCAGAGGATGTACTTTTACCTGTAATTTTTGCTATCGTATGGATAAGGGTTTTCGAGCACGAAGCAATGAAGCCATTATTGAGGAGATTAAATATCTTCAAAAAAACTATGGCATTACTTATATTGCATTTTCAGATGAACTGCTCATGTCTTCTATTGGTCGAACCATGAGTTTGTGTGAAGATATCATTAAATCTGGTATTAAAATTAAATGGGATTGTAATGGTCGGCTTAACTATGCCAAGCCGAAAGTTCTAAAACTGATGAAAGAAGCAGGCTGTGTTTTTATCAACTATGGGATTGAAGCATTTGATGATACCATATTAAAAAATATGGACAAAGTACTTACAACCAAACAGATAGAATCAGGAATTCAAGCAACTCTGGATGAAGGAATTAGCCCTGGGTTTAATATTATCTTTGGGAACATTGATGAAACCAAAGAGACCTTAATGCAAGGGGTAGACTTCCTTTTAAAGTATGATGATGGTGCGCAACTTAGAACCATACGTCCAGTCACTCCGTACCCGGGGTCTCCTTTATATTATCATGCCATTAAAGAGGGGCTTCTTAAAGATGTTGCAGATTTTTATGAGAACAAACACACCAACTCAGATTTAATGACCTGTAACTTTACAAAACTCAGTGACGAAGAGTTTTATGATGCTTTACACGAAGCCAACTCGATATTGTTGCAAAACTATCAAAAACGATTAGTTGAAAAAACCACCCAACAACTTGATAACTTGTATAAAAATAAAGATGCCTCTTTTCGAGGTTTCAGACAGACATAAATAGGAGCCATGGATGAACAATACACTGCATCTTTTAGGAAGAACAGAAGCTTTATTCACTGAAGACTTAAAACAATTGCATGAACAATTAGCACAACATGTTCAAGACGCTTCATTTTTAGTTTTAGGTGGGGCTGGCAGTATTGGTCAAGCTGTAACGAAAGAGATTTTTAAACGTCATCCTAAAAAACTGCATGTGGTTGATATCTCTGAAAACAATCTTGTCGAACTCGTACGAGACATACGAAGCAGTATGGGATATATCAAAGGTGAGTTTGCTACATATGCTTTGGATATTGGAAGTAGCGAATATGATGCATTTATTAAACAAGATGGGAAGTATGACTATGTTCTGAATCTTTCTGCACTCAAACATGTACGAAGTGAGAAAGACCCATATACCCTTATGCGCATGATTGATACCAATATTTTCAATACCGACAAAACCATGCAACAAGCCATTGATAAAGGGACTAAAAAATACTTTTGTGTCAGTACGGATAAAGCAGCCAATCCTGTGAATATGATGGGTGCAAGTAAACGTATCATGGAGATGTTTGTAATGAGAAAATCCAAACAAATTGATGTTTCTATGGCACGTTTTGCCAATGTGGCATTCAGTGATGGAAGTTTATTGCATGGGTTTAATCAAAGAATTCAAAAAGAGCAGCCACTTGTGGCACCCAATGATATCAAACGCTATTTTGTAACCCCTCAAGAGTCTGGTGAACTTTGTTTGATGTCATGCATTTTTGGAGAGAATCGAGATATCTTTTTCCCTAAATTAAGTGAACACTTGCATCTGATTACTTTTGCTGAAATTACAACGAGATACTTAAAGAACTTAGGCTATGACGCCTTTATTTGTAACGATGAAAATCAAGCCAGAGAGTTATCGAAAAAACTCCCTGCTGAAGGGAAATGGCCTTGTTTATTTACAACAAGTGATACCACAGGTGAAAAAGACTTTGAAGAGTTTTTTACTGAAAATGAACAGTTAGATATGCATCGTTTTAAGAGTTTGGGCGTTATAAAAAATGATGCCTTGTATGATGAAGAAAACTTGAACCATTTCACACAGATAATAAAACATCTTAAAAGTGAACTTTCATGGTCCAAAGAGGATATACTTAAAGAGTTTTTGAAACTCATTCCTGACTTTGAACACAAAGAGACAGGGAAGTACCTTGATGGAAAGATGTAATATGAAAGATATAGTCAGCTTTATTCAACAAACATTTCATACAAAAGAGTTTATACCTCTGCATGAGCCACGATTTTTAGGTAATGAAAAAAACTACTTAAATGAATGCATTGATTCAACTTATGTCTCTAGCGTTGGGAAATATGTAGATACCTTTGAAAAAGAGTTTGCACAAAAAGTTGGCAGTAAATATGCCATTGCCACAGTTAATGGTACTGCCGCTCTTCATATTGCACTGCTTGTTGCAGGTGTAACAAAAGAGGATGAAGTCATCACACAACCCCTCTCTTTTATTGCCACGTGTAATGCCATTGCGTATACTCAAGCGCAACCTATTTTTCTTGATGTGGACAAAAATACTTTAGGTTTGTCTGCTCAGGCTTTGGAAAAATTTCTTCACACCCATTGTGAATGCATCAATGAGCAATGTATTAATAAAACAACGAACAAAAGAATCAAAGCGTGCGTTCCCATGCACACCTTTGGTCACCCATGTGAAATTGACACCATCAAGCAACTCTGTGACGCGTGGCATATCACGCTCATAGAAGATGCCGCAGAATCTTTAGGCAGCTATTATAAAAAGCAACACACTGGTACTTTTGGTACATTAGGTGCTTTTAGTTTTAATGGCAATAAAATTATTACTTCAGGTGGTGGAGGTGTCATTGTAACCAATGATGAAGTTTTAGCACAAAAAGCAAAACATCTTACAACCACAGCAAAGATAGCTCACGCCTATGAATATGTCCATGATGAAATAGGGTATAACTATCGCCTTCCCAATATCAATGCGGCACTTTTAGTTGCACAACTTGAACAACTGGAAGCATTTTTAAAATCTAAACGTGAACTCTCACGTATTTATGACAATTTTTTTGCTGCTTATGCTAAGATAGAGTTTATAAAAGAACCTACTCATGCACAATCCAACTACTGGTTGCAAGCCATACAATTTGAAACCAAAGAGCAAAGAGATGCATTTTTAGAGTTCAGCAATACAAACCAAGTGATGACGCGACCTATTTGGAGGTTGTTAAATGAGTTAGAGATGTTTAGACATTGTCAAAAAGATGATTTGACCAATGCACAATATCTTGAACAAAGAGTTGTAAATATCCCCAGTTCGGTGAGAGTATGAAAAAAGAGCCTATTATTTTAATTGGTGGTGGTGGACATTGCCACAGTGTCATTGATGTGATTGAACAAGAAGACAAATACACTATTATTGGTATTGTAGACGTTAAAGAGAGTGTAGGGAAAACTGTGTTGGGTTATGAGGTTATTGGCTGTGATGAGGACTTGGAAACACTCTTTTTACAATGCCCAAATGCGCTCATTACAATAGGTCACATTCAAAGCAACCAAATAAGAGTTGACTTATTTAATAAACTCAAAAAGATTGGATTTCATCTGCCCATCATCATCTCCCCTTTGTCGTATGTTTCACAACATGCAAACATTGAAGAGGGAACAGTGGTGATGCACCAAGCCTTAATCAATGCCAACGTCAACATTGGTAAAAATTGTATTATCAACACCAAAGCCTTAATTGAACATGATGCCATAGTTGAAGACCACTGTCATATCTCTACGGGGTGTATCATTAATGGAAATGTCAAAATTGAAGCACACACCTTTGTAGGAAGTAATGCCACGACTAAAGAGGGAGTAACCATTAATCAATTCGTAAAAGCAGGCAGTGTGATACGATGAAGGTTTTTATCATTGCTGAAGCGGGTGTGAACCACAATGGCTCTCTTGAATTGGCTAAAAAGCTCATTGATGCTGCTGTTGAAGCAAAAGCCGATGCCGTAAAATTTCAGACATTTAAAACGGAAAATTTGGTGTGTAAAGATACTCAAAAAGCCGATTACCAAAAAGAGACCACCAACGCAAAAGAGTCTCAGTTTGAGATGATTAAAAAGCTGGAGTTGGACATAGAGGCTCACCATACGTTGCTTGACTATTGTAAAGAGAAAAAGATTCTTTTTTTATCCACCCCCTTTGACCATGACAGCATTGAACTTCTAAACGAGTTAGGTCTGGATATTTTTAAAATTCCCAGTGGAGAAATCACCAATCTTCCTTATTTACAACACATTGGAAGTCTGAATAAAAAAGTTATTCTCTCAACAGGGATGTCCAATATGGATGAGATTCAATTGGCCTTAGGTGTGTTAATTCAAGCAGGCACACAAAAAGAGAACATCACCGTACTGCATGCCAATACGCAATACCCTACACCCATGTGTGATGTGAATTTAAAAGCGATGCAAACCATTGGTAAAACCTTTGATATAAAATATGGGTACAGTGACCATACCTTAGGCATTGAAGTGGATATTGCAGCCGTTGCATTAGGCGCATGTTGTATTGAAAAACATTTTACTTTGGATAAAGACATGGAAGGGCCTGACCATAAAGCAAGTCTAGAACCAGAGGAGTTAAAAGCGATGGTTCAGACCATTCGAAATATTGAACAAGCTTTGGGCAATGGAGTGAAACAACCCTCACCCAGTGAAATAAAAAACATGAGCGTGGTTCGTAAATCAATTGTGGCAAAACAAGCCATAAAAAAAGGAGAGATTTTTACAGCTGAAAACCTCACAATTAAACGACCCGGAACAGGAATCAACCCAATGAATTGGGAGGTTGTGTTAGGACAAATTGCTCAACGTGACTACCAAGAAGATGAACTCATAGACTAAAGGAAAACGCATGAAACTTTTTGAATACGAAACTGAACAAAGTTTTGATTATGAAAATGGATTTTACCTCACCAGTGATATTTCACGTGTAGGAAAACTGCTATCTCACTATGAGTTGTATAAAATGATTCATGAATTACCGGGGGATGTAGTAGAAACGGGTGTATTCAAAGGAGCCTCTTTTCTTCGATGGTTGAGTTTTAGAAACCTGCTTGAAAATCAAAAATCTCGTAAAGTCATTGGTTTTGACAGTTTTTCGCAATTTCCTGAAACCTCTTTTGAAAAAGACAAACCCTATGTTAAAAAATTTACAGAAGAATCAGGTGAACACTCTATTTCTAAAGAGGAGTTAGAACATATTTGCAGCTTTAAACAGTTTGAGAATTTCGAATTGGTTAAAGGAGATATCGTACACACTTTACCTGAATACTTTAATCACAACCCTCACACTAAAATTGCTCTTTTACATATTGATACAGATGTATATGAACCTGCAAAAGTAGCGCTTGAAACCTTATGGCCAAGAATTGTTAAAGGGGGAATTGTTATTTTTGATGATTATGGTACCTTCCCTGGTGAGACTCAAGCAGTAGATGAATTCTTTAAAGATAAAGATGTAGAGTTTAAAAAACTCAATATCAGTCACAAGATTCCTGTCTATATCAAAAAAGAGCACATATGACTCAAAAAAGAAAAATATGTGTCATCACCGGTACACGTGCAGAGTACGGTTTACTCTACTGGTTGCTCAAAGAGATTGAAAAAAGTTCAACTTTACAACTGCAACTACTTGTTACGGGTATGCATCTCTCTTCTGAATTTGGCTTGACGTATCAAGTCATTGAAGAGGAGTTTCATATTGATAAAAAAATAGAGATGCCACTTCTAGGTGATTCTGCAGTGGAGATTAATCGCTCTATGGGAATTGCACAAGTGGGTTTTGCACAAGCCTATGAAGAACTTAAGCCCGACATGATTGTTCTCTTAGGTGATCGTTATGAGATATTCACAGCCGCAAATGCTGCGATGATTTCACGTATTCCGATTGCACATATTCATGGAGGAGAGTTAACAGAAGGACTCATTGATGAAGCGATTCGCCACAGTATTACTAAGATGAGTCACCTTCACTTTACATCAACCCAAACCTACCAAAAACGCGTCATTCAATTAGGAGAACAACCCGACCATGTTTTTAATGTAGGTGCTTTGGGTATTGAGAGTATTAAAAAGCTTCAACTGCTTGACAAAGAGGCGTTTGAAGAATCCATTAATTTTAAATTGAATGACAAAAATCTTCTGGTGACCTTTCATCCTGTTACTTTAGAAAATGCTACAGCACAAGAGCAGTTTCAAGCTTTGCTGAATACTCTTGATACACTTAACCATACCAATATCATCTTTACCAAAGCCAACAGTGATACCAATGGACGCATTATCAATACCATGATTGATGCCTATGTAAACAAGAACTATCAACACTCTATCGCCTTTGAATCACTGGGACAACTAAGATACTTAAGCGCTTTACAGTTTGTGGATGGAGTTGTGGGAAACAGCTCAAGTGGTTTACTTGAAGCTCCCAGCTTTCAAATAGGTACGATCAATATTGGTGACCGTCAAAAAGGGCGAATAAAAGCAGACTCTGTTATTGATTGTCTTCCTGAAACAAAAAGTATTTTATCTGCTTTACATAAATTGTACAGCGATGCCTTTATAAAACAACTGCCAAGCGTTACAAACCCTTATGACAATGGTAACAGCAGTCAGAAAATTGTAAATGTTTTAGAGAGTGTCTCATTAGAAAATATTTTAAAAAAGTCCTTTTATGATTTAGAGGTGTAATATGAAAATAGTTTTTATAGGTACCGTTGATTTTTCACTTCAAACATTGGAAAAACTGATAGATTTAAATGCCAATATCGTTGGTGTTTGTACCAAAGAATCTTCTTCTTTTAACAGTGACTTTGCCAACTTACAACCCTTGTGTCAGAAGCACCATATCCCTTGTCACTGCACAGAAGATGTTAATACACCTCAAAGTATTGCATGGATTAAATCACTCCAGCCCGACATTGTTTTTTGTTTTGGTTGGTCAAACCTGATTAAAAAAGAGCTGTTAGAACTCCCTGCTTTAGGCGTATTAGGATTTCATCCTACAAAACTGCCTTTAAACAGAGGACGCCACCCAATTATTTGGAGTTTGGCTCTTGGTCTAAAACAATCTGCAACCACCTTCTTTTTTATGGATGAAGGTGCTGATAGTGGAGATATTCTCTCTCAAAAAGAGTTTGACATCAGTGACCACGATGATGCATACTCTTTGTATAAAAAAATAACGCTTACAGCCCTTTCTCAGATTGAAGAGTTTCTACCCCAACTGGAACAAAACAGCTATGTAAAAACAGCACAAGACCATAGCAAAGCAAACTATTGGCGAAAAAGAGGAAAAAACGATGGGAAAATTGATTTTAGGATGAACAGTCTAAGTATCTATAACCTTGTAAGAGCCCTTTCTAAGCCTTATGTTGGGGCTCACCTTGTCTATAACAATACTGATATTCCTGTTTGGAAAGTGGAAATCTTAGATTATAAAGAACCACGCCTTGAACCAGGTAAAGTGTTATCAGTAGAAAACAATTGTATAATAGTTAAAACCAATGATGGTGCGGTCAAAATTCTTGAACATGAATTCACGACTCTGCCAAAAATAGGAGAGTATCTATGAGCAATAAAGTTTTAGTCATTGCCCCTCATCCTGATGATGAAACTTTAGGTTGTGGAGGGACACTGTTAAAACATCAAGCCCAAGGTGATGAGATAAACTGGCTTATTTGCACCACCATGGATGAATCACACCCCTATTTTACAACGCGAGAACAAGAGCTTAAAGAGGTTGCTTCACTTTATAAATTTACATCTGTGCACCATCTCAAACTTAAAACAGCTCAAGCAGATGAGTACACCATGAGCGAACTTATATCATCGATTTCCAAGATTATAAACACGGTTAAACCCAATATTTTATATCTGCCTTTTTGCCATGATGTTCACAGTGATCACAGAAAACTTTTTGAGGCAGCTTACAGTTGCACCAAAACATTTCGTTACCCATTTATTCAAAAAATTTATATGATGGAAATTTTAAGTGAAACAGAGTTCTTTCCTGTATCATCTTCCCCTTTTACACCTAATGTCTTTGTTGATATCACACACTATATGCAGCAAAAAATTGAGATTATGAATCTGTATAAAAGTGAAATCCAAGCACACCCCTTTCCAAGAAGCATTGAAAATATTCAAGCTTTAGCAACCTTACGTGGTGCTACTGCAGGATGCCAATATGCGGAGAGTTTTATGTTGCTTAAGGAGATTCAATGAAAGAGATTCAAGACATTACCGTTTCACCTCTTTCAACGATTAAAGAGGCACTTTCTATTATAGACAGTGGTGCCATGAAAATTGCCATTGTCATTGATAAAAATAAAAAAGTCATTGGAACCATCACAGATGGAGATATTAGGCGTGGTCTTTTAAATGGATTGAACTTGGACTCAGCTATTGAGAGCATCTATTTTAAAAACCCTACGTTGGCCAATATAAACGAATCTAAAGAGGCCATCATACAAAAAGCCATCCATAAAAAACTCTATCAAATCCCCATTGTAAACGACCAAGGGCATTTGGTGGATATTGAAGATTTAGCCACACTTTTAAAAATAACCACGAGAAAAAACCGAGTTGTTCTCATGGCAGGAGGATTAGGTACAAGACTGCATCCTTTAACTCAAAAAATGCCTAAACCACTTTTAAAAGTGGGAAATAAACCTATTTTAGAGACCATCATTGAAAACTTTTCCAAATATGGGTTTGTGAATATCACCATCAGTGTGAACTATAAAGCAGAGATGATCAAAGAGTATTTTGGTGATGGTTCTAAATTTGGTGTCTGCATTGATTATATTGAAGAGAGCCAACGATTAGGAACGGCTGGTGCACTGAGTCTACTTCCATTTCAACCCAAAGAGCCTTTTTTTGTGATGAATGCCGATTTGCTGACCAATGTCAACTTCACACATCTTTTAGATTTTCATATACATGAACATGCCACTGCAACAATGTGTGTAAGAGAGTATGATTATCAAATCCCTTATGGGGTGATACAAACACAAAACAGCAGTATCACTTCAATTAAAGAAAAGCCTATTGAGACTTTTTTTGTCAATGCGGGTATCTATGTCTTATCTCCAGAGGTGTTGCACTATATTCCTAAAAACAGTTTTTATGACATGCCAACTTTGTTTGAACAGCTCATTTCAAAAGAGCATAAAGCCATCTCTTTTCCTCTGCATGAATATTGGCTCGATATTGGTCGAATGAGTGATTTTGAAGAGGCTCAAAATGAGTACTTTAAGGTCTTTGATGAATAAATCAAACTCATTTCTAGCCATTATCCCTGCACGAGCTGGAAGTAAACGTTTACCTAATAAAAATCGTTTATCTTTGTGTGGGAAACCTTTGATTACGTGGAGTATTGAAGCAGCAAAACAAAGTCAGTATCTTAGCCATATTGTGGTTTCAAGTGACGATGAAGCCATACTTACTCTTGCAAGTCAATTAGAAGTAGAAGCTTTACAACGTCCGAGTGAGTTTGCCCAAGACAGCTCTTCAACAGTTGATGTGATTAAACATGTATTACAATATCATGCTAACTATGAGTATATCGTTCTTTTACAACCCACCAGTCCACTTCGAACTTCACAACACATAGACCAAGCCATTGAACTTTTACATGAAAAAAATGCGGATGCTATTATCAGTGTAAGTCCCACTGCGCACTCTCCACTTTGGTGCAATACGCTGCCAAAAGACAACAGTATGAGCCATTTTTTAAGCGATGAGTTAAAAACAAAAAGAAGCCAAGACCTCCCAACATACTACCAACTCAATGGAGCAATTTATATCTGTAAAACAAGCGCATTACTCAAAGAGAACTCTCTGTTTTTAAAAGAGAATATTTTTGCTTTTATCATGGATAAACAAAGTTCAGTTGATATTGATGATGAGTTGGATTTTCTGTTTGCACAAACTATTCTAGAGAAGAAATAAGCTGTTTTATTTTAACTTAAAATCTCATCAACTAACTTATTTAAATGTAATTGCATTGTATTTAAACAATTATTATGTTGTTGCTTTTGACTATTTAACAATGCATACACACTCTTTAACAAATCCTCTTTTGAATTAACCCATACCATTAATCCATTGTCAATTTGAAATTTATCATAATGACATATAAAACTTCTTGTAGAGATTGTTGGTGTATTAAAAAAACATGCTTCGGTATTTAAAGTTCCTCCACCACCAATAAATAAGTCTGCATACGCTAAAAGGTGTTGAATGACTATTTTTTCTTCTAATACCGTTGCAAAAGGGAACTCCTCTTTTAAATATGCACTTTCATACCTTGGAATAATAATAATATTGGCATTTGTTGTATTATAAATCTCTTCTAATGCTTCATATAAAATAGGGTATTTTTTATCTACGTAAGAGGATTTATACTCCTCTTCTCTGATAATAATCATCTTTTTTGATAAATCAAGATTATAGGATTTCAGAACCTTTTTAACATATTCAAAATCTGGCTCAAAATGTTTCAGCCATATGACAGGGTCAATGAAATCATAATCAAAGATTTGTTCTTCATCCAATGAAAATCTTAAAAAAATTTCATCAGGTACTACAAAAGGTTTAAAAACTTTACTTGATAAAGGCAGTGTTAATCTTGCTTGAGGAAGTGCTTTTTTAAAGTTGGTATTGTAATCAGATAAAGGAATATCATAGAAATTAACAACAGGTATACCCAAACCAAAAGCCACACGATTGGCATCAACGGAACATAAACACACAAGTCTGTCAATATCATAAAGAGTTACAAACTCCATCAAAGCTTTTTGCCTCTCAATTGATGCATGCAGTTTATCTTTTAAGCAAGCTCCACCAAACTCTCCTCTATTTATAAATTCCATATTATAAAGTCTTAACAGTTCCACGACTTCAGAGTAATCTTTTCCTTCTCTTGCGGTGATTAAAACTTTTCTTCCTCTTTTTTCAATCTCTTTAATCATAGGAATAAAAAATAAAACAGATTTTGGAGTTACTAAATCAAACCAAATCATTATTAAACCTTATTTATCATTTTAATCTCTAAATCGCTTACGCAATCTACTTCAAGCCACTTCCCATCAATCCAAACAGGATTAACTTCATGTAAGTTATCAATAATTTCTTGTATAAAAGTTGTCATATACATATTATCAAACTCATTTTGTGATAATTTTTTTCGTAAAACTTCATCATAAAAGTGAATTATCTTGGGCAAAACTTTCTTTGAAATTTTAATTAAACCAATATATTGACCATCAATCTCACTATAATCTCTTGGCTTTTTACCCAGTTCAATAATTTTATTATCTTCAACTTTTAAAGTTTCAGCATCAAGAAGAGGGTTATCCATTCGCTGGAGCCACAATTGTTTCCAACTTTTATCAACAACAACACTGATATCAGAAGGTGCATCCATCAATTTTTTTAATACTTGTTTATCATAGATAATATCTGAATAAGAAATTATAAGATCATCATTCATCCACTCTTTTGCACAAAAAAGGGAATAGGTCATATTGGTTGAATCATACTTGATATTTTCAAAATAAGTGATTTGCTCTTTGTTAAGGTACTCTTTCAGAACATTGGATTTATACCCTGTTACAATCGATGTTTTATCTATGCCACACTCTTTGATACAATTTAAAATTGTTCTTATTATCGGTACAGAATTATATGCAACCATACACTTTGGTTGATTATTGGTAAGAGGTCGTAAACGAGTTCCTTGACCTGCCGCTAAAATTATTACTTTCATATTTTTATCCAAAAAAATTTTTTATTACATTGAGTTGTATTTGATTAAATGGCTTTTCTCGTTCAGGATGCCACATCTGAGCAAATATTTTATACTGCCGATGTTCAATAGCTTTGATTATGCCATCTTTAGTAGATGCACTACATAATAAAGACGATACTAACTCTTTTATACCATAGTTATGATAAGAATTGACATTATCTAGCTTTATTAAATCTCCATAATACTGTGATTTTGGATTAACAGATAATTGATGTTGGGTACCAATTTGGTTTTCGACGTCCATAAAACTACTATTAAAATAGTGAGCAATAATTTGAAGCCCACGACATATCCCGAACACAGGAATACTATGTTCAATACAATAACTAATAAGCTGTTTTTCAAATTCATCTCTTTTATTAGAGAGTTCATTGGGATTACATACGTTAAGATCATTACCTCCAGTTAATAACACACCCTCAATATTTAACTCCTTAAAATAGCTTTTAAAGTTCACTTCATACGGTAGTGCTATTGGTAAAAAACCACATTCATACATAAATTTACAATAGTTAATATCCAAAGCTTCTCGAACTTCATCATCTCCTGTATGGTCTATTAATCGTTGAGTTATTGCTATTTTTTTCATGATATAATCTTAACTTGTTTATTTGCAGCATCGATGGTTATCATATTTGCTTTTTTATACTTTAAAAACATATTTTCAC
It contains:
- a CDS encoding gamma-glutamyl-gamma-aminobutyrate hydrolase family protein (Members of this family of hydrolases with an active site Cys residue belong to MEROPS family C26.); amino-acid sequence: MKKIAITQRLIDHTGDDEVREALDINYCKFMYECGFLPIALPYEVNFKSYFKELNIEGVLLTGGNDLNVCNPNELSNKRDEFEKQLISYCIEHSIPVFGICRGLQIIAHYFNSSFMDVENQIGTQHQLSVNPKSQYYGDLIKLDNVNSYHNYGIKELVSSLLCSASTKDGIIKAIEHRQYKIFAQMWHPEREKPFNQIQLNVIKNFFG